The Thalassophryne amazonica chromosome 8, fThaAma1.1, whole genome shotgun sequence genome includes a window with the following:
- the psme3ip1 gene encoding PSME3-interacting protein isoform X2 produces MAGGGSAGVDLSRKFVSEAQLDERRKKRQEEWEKVRKPDDPQEAPEEEYDPRSLYERLQEQKDKKQEEFEEQFKFKNMVRGLDEDETSFLDEVSRQQSLVEKQRRDEEQQELMEYRSALVKRAAAESQREPEKKSVSKQVGAEQRSSLLSQAHLLAGAVKRRSSSQSSDGSKKQKTENTTVASENGDRHTEQEAGTRGTSERQTVPDLTVRTRTNLLGSAGGVLHLPSAAVCVGVLPGLCDYSASSDSDSSSDSEEAAVPKN; encoded by the exons ATGgcaggaggaggatcagcaggtgtTGACCTCAGTAGGAAGTTTGTTTCAGAGGCACAGCTTGATGAGCGGCGGAAGAAGAGACAGGAGGAATGGGAGAAAGTCAGGAAACCAGATGACCCACAAG AGGCTCCAGAGGAGGAGTATGACCCCCGTTCTCTCTATGAGCGACTGCAGGAGCAGAAGGACAAAAAACAAGAGGAGTTTGAAGAGCAGTTCAAATTCA AGAACATGGTGAGGGGATTGGATGAGGATGAAACCAGTTTCCTGGATGAGGTCTCCCGGCAACAGAGCCTGGTGGAGAAGCAGCGCAGAGATGAAGAGCAACAGGAACTGATGGAATACAGA AGCGCCCTTGTGAAGCGAGCAGCTGCTGAAAGCCAGCGAGAGCCTGAGAAGAAAAGTGTGTCCAAGCAAGTCGGAGCAGAGCAAAGGAGCAGTCTCTTGTCTCAAGCTCATCTACTGGCTGGAGCTGTTAAGAGacgcag TTCCTCTCAGTCATCAGACGGCAGTAAAAAGCAGAAGACTGAAAACACAACAGTGGCGAGTGAAAatggagacagacacacag AACAGGAGGCAGGAACAAGGGGCACCAGTGAACGGCAAACTGTTCCCGACCTGACGGTCCGGACCCGCACCAACCTGCTGGGTTCTGCTGGAGGCGTGTTGCACCTGCCGTCAGCAGCGGTGTGCGTTGGCGTGTTACCTGGACTCTGCGACTATTCCGCCAGCAGCGACTCCGACAGCAGCTCGGACAGCGAAG
- the psme3ip1 gene encoding PSME3-interacting protein isoform X3 — translation MAGGGSAGVDLSRKFVSEAQLDERRKKRQEEWEKVRKPDDPQEAPEEEYDPRSLYERLQEQKDKKQEEFEEQFKFKNMVRGLDEDETSFLDEVSRQQSLVEKQRRDEEQQELMEYRSALVKRAAAESQREPEKKSVSKQVGAEQRSSLLSQAHLLAGAVKRRSSSQSSDGSKKQKTENTTVASENGDRHTEQEAGTRGTSERQTVPDLTVRTRTNLLGSAGGVLHLPSAAVCVGVLPGLCDYSASSDSDSSSDSEV, via the exons ATGgcaggaggaggatcagcaggtgtTGACCTCAGTAGGAAGTTTGTTTCAGAGGCACAGCTTGATGAGCGGCGGAAGAAGAGACAGGAGGAATGGGAGAAAGTCAGGAAACCAGATGACCCACAAG AGGCTCCAGAGGAGGAGTATGACCCCCGTTCTCTCTATGAGCGACTGCAGGAGCAGAAGGACAAAAAACAAGAGGAGTTTGAAGAGCAGTTCAAATTCA AGAACATGGTGAGGGGATTGGATGAGGATGAAACCAGTTTCCTGGATGAGGTCTCCCGGCAACAGAGCCTGGTGGAGAAGCAGCGCAGAGATGAAGAGCAACAGGAACTGATGGAATACAGA AGCGCCCTTGTGAAGCGAGCAGCTGCTGAAAGCCAGCGAGAGCCTGAGAAGAAAAGTGTGTCCAAGCAAGTCGGAGCAGAGCAAAGGAGCAGTCTCTTGTCTCAAGCTCATCTACTGGCTGGAGCTGTTAAGAGacgcag TTCCTCTCAGTCATCAGACGGCAGTAAAAAGCAGAAGACTGAAAACACAACAGTGGCGAGTGAAAatggagacagacacacag AACAGGAGGCAGGAACAAGGGGCACCAGTGAACGGCAAACTGTTCCCGACCTGACGGTCCGGACCCGCACCAACCTGCTGGGTTCTGCTGGAGGCGTGTTGCACCTGCCGTCAGCAGCGGTGTGCGTTGGCGTGTTACCTGGACTCTGCGACTATTCCGCCAGCAGCGACTCCGACAGCAGCTCGGACAGCGAAG TTTAA
- the psme3ip1 gene encoding PSME3-interacting protein isoform X1, with amino-acid sequence MAGGGSAGVDLSRKFVSEAQLDERRKKRQEEWEKVRKPDDPQEAPEEEYDPRSLYERLQEQKDKKQEEFEEQFKFKNMVRGLDEDETSFLDEVSRQQSLVEKQRRDEEQQELMEYRSALVKRAAAESQREPEKKSVSKQVGAEQRSSLLSQAHLLAGAVKRRSSSQSSDGSKKQKTENTTVASENGDRHTEQEAGTRGTSERQTVPDLTVRTRTNLLGSAGGVLHLPSAAVCVGVLPGLCDYSASSDSDSSSDSEGSVDAIMMPYPRHTRAYR; translated from the exons ATGgcaggaggaggatcagcaggtgtTGACCTCAGTAGGAAGTTTGTTTCAGAGGCACAGCTTGATGAGCGGCGGAAGAAGAGACAGGAGGAATGGGAGAAAGTCAGGAAACCAGATGACCCACAAG AGGCTCCAGAGGAGGAGTATGACCCCCGTTCTCTCTATGAGCGACTGCAGGAGCAGAAGGACAAAAAACAAGAGGAGTTTGAAGAGCAGTTCAAATTCA AGAACATGGTGAGGGGATTGGATGAGGATGAAACCAGTTTCCTGGATGAGGTCTCCCGGCAACAGAGCCTGGTGGAGAAGCAGCGCAGAGATGAAGAGCAACAGGAACTGATGGAATACAGA AGCGCCCTTGTGAAGCGAGCAGCTGCTGAAAGCCAGCGAGAGCCTGAGAAGAAAAGTGTGTCCAAGCAAGTCGGAGCAGAGCAAAGGAGCAGTCTCTTGTCTCAAGCTCATCTACTGGCTGGAGCTGTTAAGAGacgcag TTCCTCTCAGTCATCAGACGGCAGTAAAAAGCAGAAGACTGAAAACACAACAGTGGCGAGTGAAAatggagacagacacacag AACAGGAGGCAGGAACAAGGGGCACCAGTGAACGGCAAACTGTTCCCGACCTGACGGTCCGGACCCGCACCAACCTGCTGGGTTCTGCTGGAGGCGTGTTGCACCTGCCGTCAGCAGCGGTGTGCGTTGGCGTGTTACCTGGACTCTGCGACTATTCCGCCAGCAGCGACTCCGACAGCAGCTCGGACAGCGAAGGTAGCGTGGACGCAATCATGATGCCGTACCCACGGCACACCAGGGCCTacagataa